The window TCGATCTTCGGCTGGGCCAAGTGGGGATGTCCCTGAGCTTCTGCCCAGTCCCGAAAGACGCTGGCGTCACGGCTCATGGCGGGGAGGATGCTCTCGTTGGCCCAGGCCCACAGCCAAGAGCCCGAGGCGGAACTGAAGCTGCCGAGGATCTGCGCTGGCGCCGACGCCGTCCTATCGGGGAAAGTCCAGCTGATGATGCCGGTCGTCTGATCGAGATCCCAGCGATCTGCCGAACCCAGCCCCCAAGACATGTGCGCACGAGCCAGCTGGTCGATCATCTCCTCGCCCTGCAGCAGCAACACCCTCAGATCGACCGGCTCCCCAGTCTGACCAGCGCTCTCCGCCACTTTGGCCCGCTTCAACAATCCCATGCCGCGGAGTCTGCCAGAGGCCACTGACCAGTCGACGATGGCCCTCCCACCCGACACTTCCGACGTAATGGGCACGGCGTGACTAAACGACTGAGGGAATACGTGATCGTCGACAGAGTGTCGTCATCTCTCGGGTTCCGGCACACATTCCGTGAAGCGCATAC is drawn from Streptomyces sp. NBC_00464 and contains these coding sequences:
- a CDS encoding DUF6882 domain-containing protein yields the protein MGLLKRAKVAESAGQTGEPVDLRVLLLQGEEMIDQLARAHMSWGLGSADRWDLDQTTGIISWTFPDRTASAPAQILGSFSSASGSWLWAWANESILPAMSRDASVFRDWAEAQGHPHLAQPKIDADMTAVSKLVALAVRVTNATGYYRSPGSNSTLIITFGPVTLTAEDGSVSSFNININ